In a genomic window of Suricata suricatta isolate VVHF042 chromosome 12, meerkat_22Aug2017_6uvM2_HiC, whole genome shotgun sequence:
- the VGLL4 gene encoding transcription cofactor vestigial-like protein 4 isoform X3: MIKVRNKTANGECRKDPRERSRSPIERAVAPTMSLHGSHLYTSLPSLSMEQPLALTKNSMDPGRPAGISPTLTPAERQQNRPSVITCASASTRNCNLSHCPIAHSGCVAAGPASYRRAPSSTTTCDPVVEEHFRRSLGKNYKEPEPAPNSVSITGSVDDHFAKALGDTWLQIKAAKDGASSSPESASRRGQPASPSAHMVNHSHSPSVVS, from the exons ATGATTAAAGTGAG AAACAAGACTGCCAATGGAGAGTGCCGGAAAGACCCCCGGGAGCGGAGCCGCAGCCCCATCGAGCGTGCTGTGGCCCCCACCATGAGCCTTCACGGCAGCCACCTGTACAcgtccctccccagcctcagcaTGGAGCAGCCCCTGGCGCTGACCAAGAACAGCATGGACCCTGGCAGGCCAGCTGGCATCTCGCCCACACTGACCCCCGCAGAGCGACAGCAG AACCGGCCTTCGGTGATCACGTGCGCCTCCGCCAGCACCCGCAACTGCAACCTGTCCCACTGCCCCATCGCGCACAGCGGCTGCGTGGCGGCCGGGCCAGCCAGCTACCGGCGGGCCCCGAGCT CCACCACCACCTGCGACCCCGTGGTGGAGGAGCACTTCCGCAGGAGCCTGGGCAAGAACTACAAGGAGCCCGAGCCGGCGCCCAACTCGGTGTCCATCACGGGCTCCGTGGACGACCACTTCGCCAAAGCCCTGGGGGATACGTGGCTTCAGATCAAGGCGGCCAAGGACGGCGCATCCAGCAGCCCCGAGTCGGCCTCACGCAGGGGCCAGCCGGCCAGCCCCTCGGCGCACATGGTCAACCACAGTCACTCGCCCTCCGTGGTCTCGTGA